In the genome of Arachis hypogaea cultivar Tifrunner chromosome 9, arahy.Tifrunner.gnm2.J5K5, whole genome shotgun sequence, the window aTCCTTGTGTCCTCTTAAATCTGTTAAGGAACCTTCCATTGATCTTTTGAACACAAATCTCAGTTTATGATCACCCACTCCAACTACAACCCCCATCGTTTTCGTTCTGCCATGAACTATGATTTTTATGAGGGTGTTGTTGTTCATCGTACAATTTGCCCCACTTTTTTTGCTGACTTACCAAATCTGAAAAAGAAAAGTTTACATTTGTTGAAAATCTTGAGTTTTTGGACTggaatcaattttttaaaattaaaaagcttGTTTACCCaattcaagagttttatgcaaatctgACCTACCATGAGGGAAGCATTCACTTGTATGTCAAAGGTCGTGAAATTGTTTTGAACAGTGAATCTATAAATGACTCTCTTGAATATACTGATGTTGGTCAATGTGCTTATACCTTTGGTAAGTGGGATGAGGGTTGGGTGTTTCATATAAAGATGCTCTGACTCATATGTGTGAGAATATCTCTCTGATTGATGGCcttacacccactcacaaagcccttgACCCTCTTCGTGTTCAGCTACATCGTATAGTAAGCCACATTATTCTTCCTCAAAGCGGCTCATATCAGAGGGTGTCTTGCTGTGATACACTGGTTTTATATGTTATCATCACTAAATCTGAAATTTCTTTTGCATATCTAATGGTGAGGCATATATTTGATTGCATAAGGAGTGACAAAATTGTGGCTCTTTCTTATGGCATGTTCTTAACTTGCATTTTTGAACAATTTGGTGTTGACTTATCAAATGAGTCTTATGAAAATAGACACTCATATCTAAAaggaggtggttcagtgaaacagcacaAAAAGGGACCTAAGAGAACTGAGAAGGTCGTCctagacgatgatgatgatgatgatgatgatgatgatgaactcGATGACACTTATCCTCCCTCTCAGGGACTTCGGCCTCAACTGGTCACAAGTCACTCCTCTATGGAGTTGTGAAGGATGTTCTCCAAGAATTCGTCTCTCTATCCAACCATCTGatttctacaagcaaacaagagAGGAAGCTTGTAGTCAAGCATGAGAGTGTCCTCAGGAAGTCTAGAGACAGAATGGCTGTCCTTATGAAATATATCGACAACATCTATAAGGATGACACCATGGCAACTGACCAAGAGGAACCACTTGATTCTGAGGAGGATGGTTCAAAGGTTTGAGGGTGTTTGTTATTGCTGATTCCTATTATATGGATAATTTTCTCTTAGAATAATTGTAGTTTGTTTTAGACTCTATTTTGTTTTGGATGACTATAAACATTAACAACtgttttattttgcatttggtttAATCAGGTTTATATGAACCTTGAACTCTAACCAATTTTATTGCACGGTTGTTTTGCTTTTTAGTTTCACTCTTGATGACAAAAGGAGGAGTAATTTGAAATAGTCATCAGATAGATTTGAATTGATATATGTGATGATATGCTCTATTTTGTTGATATGCTTTGTTTTGCTAATTTTATTTGCTCTGTTCTGCTCTATTTTGGAATGATTTTTCATGCTAGGTTTTGAAATTCTTGACGATTGTTCAAATAACCTAAATTCTGTTTAAATAAAACTTTGGTTTGAGATAAGCAAAGGTTTTGAATGACTTTGGACGTGTTGATATCACACTTGAATCATGGTCTGGTGCTTGATTTCATTGCTTGGGTGCAGATCAATGTATGATATTCCTTTCAAGTAGTTATAATTGATGCATTAAAATTTTTGCTATACAAGCATGTGTGTTCTCTACATGAATATATATGAACAGAAAACTAAAGAAGAGCACAAAATCAGGTGGAGCCACCCTTATAAAAGAAAAGGGGAGCAAATAAAAAACTTGTGAGATCATCAAAGGGAAGTACTTTAAATCAACTATGTTTAAATCTCCTTGATTACATTTCTTAaaatatgtttgtcatcaagggggataTTGTTGAGTTGAGAATTAAATTAATTGTTTGATGATGATAAGCATTGATGTATTAGGTTAAATGTCCGAttggtttttattattttatttagtgatGCAGGCCCAAAAGCAAAGATTGCAGCAGCCCAACAAattgaaataaagaaataaaggttGCTGGAGAATTTTTGACCCACAAACAAAGCTCATAGGAAGGGAACAAATAAATCAAGTGGGCTGAATGAAAAGTGATCCACCAACCAATCCCATTGCATCTCAAACGCAAGGTAGGCAACCCCAAAGTTAAGTCTCAGCATCGTTCTCCTTTGGGTAAAcacgagagagagaaagagaaagagagcttCATACCCAAGTTCATAcaccagagaagaaagaaagagaaacgtTAAACAAGAAAGCAAAGTCCAATCACACTAATCAAAGGTATATTAAGCTAAGTCAGAATTTAAAAGTGATTTATTTCTATTTCCATGCAAGTTAATTTCTTTACTTCTTCTCCTACTCTCTGCAATGCCATTTTGGGGAAGTTGAAGAAAATAGTGGTTGATTTCCACTACTGCAAATCAAAGGCTCAAATTGTTACTTGGGACGAACGCATACTCTCAAGGGTGTGGATTTGAGATTATCACTAAGCAAGCTCATTTCTTCTATTACGTTGTCATTGGTCAAGCAAATGGATCAGATTTGAAACCCCTAATTTAGGGGTTGattgaagaaagagaagagatgGTTTTTAAAAGCCCAAGATTCAAGAAGTTGATTATGGAGGAACCCTAACTGTGGCTCTGACTAAGGTTCAAGAGGAAAGTTGAATCTCATTAGAGCTCAAGGAGAGAGAACCCGAGAGAGAAAGGACAAAGAGAGGATCCTCACTACTaagtttgaagtcttggaagcatTGCACCTTCACTAAAGGGAGCACTCTGctcagatgaagaacaaagttatgagTTCAGATGCTGGGTTTAGTGCATAGAGTCAAAGCTGTTATTCATcgtctccttcatgttttactattttgtatttctatttcaatatatatctttcttagttttctttgaGAGGTAAAAGGTAAGAAAGAGAGGCATTGAGAACAAGCCATAGAgtgaaaaaggctgagagaaacacttgagagaaaagccaataatgatttcagattttttttttttgttgtattttctgTCTTGTGTCATGTATCTGAGAGGTATCCATTGCTAAGTTGGATAAGCACTTAGTGTGGTGAgtctaggtattagcataaccaagtcaagtttatATAGAAGTTTGTGTGCCAGATAAGATTGAGTTGAGTCTTAGGGAATTTTGGTGTATGTAATATTTGGATTATAGTGAAAAATTCCACCAACATGATAGTGAAAACTGGaagtaggttgcattgcacaaggcaacttaACCAGGATATATGACTGTGTCAACTTCTTCTTCTCTGATTCGGTTCTATTTTCTGATTTTTATGAGACAAAACGAAATTGTCTCCTGATTTATTCGCTGCGCAAATTAATAGAAATCAAGTTTCAAATTCTGAATTCAAGGCTTAATAATTTAAAGTTAAAGAAGACAATAAATTTAACCCCTTCTCTAAACCTTCTAAAATCTTCACACTAGATTGGGAAACGAAGAATGTCTCAAACGCGGAATAAATTACAGAAGAGTGACAAATAACAACATCAAACAGAATATTGGTGTTTTGTTAAGGGGATACACTTTTTTGCAACATTGAATTTGATTTTGGTGCCAAACTTCGAGGGTATCTGATGGCTGATGATGGctgctttttcattttttattttcacattgACGCTAATCAGATTTAAATAATCTGACTATGATAACTAAATTTCTTAACATTAGACCATTTCCAATGTCTTATTAGAATGTGAATTGATTCATCAGTAACAATTAGACATAATTATTGTCATTTTAGACCAACATATCATTTATCAATTATTggactaaaaatattttagtttaaagTTACTAATAATTACCAAAAACAAGAAGCCATGAAAAAACTTTAGCATTAATTGAACTtcacctaatttttatttaaaaaataaaaaacaaacataCTACTAATCACAACAAAGAGAGATAAGCCTAGATTTAGGTAATTTCGTCTTATAAacttattattgtaaaatatacGAGTGTAATATAATCTGTGCAatacacgtgataagattgaaattataattttaaattattttgttgagattaatttaaattataataatttgattaataaaaatataacatattatgtattatttgtttttttaatctagtgttaaatgtattaactctaaaatagttattaattggttttagtaatttacttttttcaataaatcaaacatatatactcaatgtgaccataaataatctagtaatacttagacccactaacaaatttttatatgttgttttactgtcaagtaagaatatatcaaaatcagctcaaaataaataataaattattagaaaattCGAATGCACAAAAATctataataaacaataaataatttaaacccactaaaaaataattcaacacttttcttttatgcttgcaaaacatatattaaaataatattatatcaatgtgcgttagtatacagttttacaatcatcgaccgtatttactatacgtgactccttcttaaaatttattatactcatgtgtgcagtcggaagataaattactggactttattttatttttttaaattattataattatgtattattcattaaatgctaatgtaatataattgtaatattgtaatataattataataaaaatatttttttaaaatgaatttagaagagagaataatactttcattttggaggaaaaataaattcatgaggaattgacatctcacttttattagttgaaaatgtattaaatattgattttatataattataataaagatattttcctaaattagtataaccatgcattattcgttaaatgctaattgtaatataattataataaagatatttttctaaaagaaatttataagagaaaatagtgatttcattttagaggaaaaatgaattcatgagaaattgacacctcacttttattagttggagaaaaatccaattttagtatatttctcattattatatatttttctctaatGATATATCCACTGTTTTCTTTCCTTTGTTTCAGCATTTTGAATCTGGGTATAACTTCTCCTtgttctcacttctcagtcattctattaaattagttgataactattgaaattcttcgattaacatagaaaaaaatatatcattatatgataaaattaatatgagtatattttgttattaaataaacaagcttaatgtaaaataaaattacacataaaaaaaagtaaagaaataaaattaaaatagtaaaagtgataaaaagattatttttacaattttgttttatcatttttatgtatagaagattataaaatagtaaacttttgttgtattcaatttaaataagtaataaattatcttatttaattttaatttattccttaaatttatatatcataaaaatcaaatcaaatgattgatatatataattttaaattgtgtgatacttaaatatctaatcaaattaattagttgatataactaatttatcataatcaattgtatttaatgagttaaacaaaataaattaggaAACACTCTCAGAAGCATACTACGTTAACTCtatcattaaatgtaaaaattcaatttttatgtaataaaatagataatataatagatggcgaaaaaaagaaagataaacattttagatcCTAGGTTGTTTCATTTGAATGTTGCaatgtgggtatcacattattttacttattctacaTACCCTATGGAcctttttgtaactttatttcagtatcaaTGGAATTTCACTACCTTTGAGTAATAAATTAATACTATAAGAAACATCGTTAAAATCGATAGCCAAATCGAGAGCTAAgccgtcgataatattaaaaatcgaCGGCAAAATGGACAGCAGAGGTGGTCGCTATTAAGCTTGTCGATTTtacaaaattctaataaaatcgacggcttgaCTTGCCGTcgatattaatttaataaaattgacaATATTTCCATCTATAATATGAGTTTAAGAATTTTACCTTCTTAATAAAATCAACAACGTTGccgtcgatatttgattcaataaaatcgacaatattttcgtctataatatgagtttgtgaATTTTACCCGTTTAATAAAATCGAAAATAttgccgtcgatattattatataaaatcgacaaTGTCTTTGTCgatatttgatttaataaaatcgacacattggccgtcgattttatttgtctattttaaatttaaaaagcaaCAACACTACCGCCGATTTTAATagctatattttttaatttttttctatttgaaaaataataaacaattaatgcaaaataaaattttaaatagcatataaataatattttatataagttTTAATTACTTGAaatgtgatcataaattcatataactaatattttatataagttATATGAATTTTACAAATAGGAATTGATAGACATGATTTAGCAGCTTCTGCAAAATTCATAAATTCACAAATGAAATTAGAACTGCAACTTAGCCGAAATTTATATGGAAGTTCAGGTTGCATTTCAGAAAGTAAAGTGGGAATTTAAATCAATGATGAGAAATTCAACATGATATGTAACTAGCAATATAATATGAATTTGTTGATTTTCTCATTAACTAAGCATAGATGAATCCAAGAATAAAGAGGCACCTTGAAACCTTCCAAGAATCTGCAATGACTTTGCCTTTAGCAAAACAGCTTCAAGAAGTAGACTAACAGCATGAATGGACATAGGAGGCGCTGCATCACTCAGTGAACGACATCTATTCATACTCTGTTCAGATCTTCTAGATATAGAAATTTTCATCTTTGGAGCAACAGCAGCAATGTCTATTCCTTCCGTCTCTAAATAGCTCGGAAGGATACCCATTGTTGCTTATTATTCTGAGCGCTAAATGGTTTTGTCAGGTGAAAGAAGTAGAAAAAGATCTTTAAAGAGGTCGAAAAGTCTAGCTCTCGACTGACTAGTTGGTAGATCTTAATGAAACCCCAAGAGTTAGGGTAAAGCTGGGAAGGTGCTACCCTATAATTAGACAATATCTCCACCTCGAAGTCGGAAAAAGGAAAAGTGACCCCTAGACGGGTGATAGACAATCGTACGCAAAGAAGAAATGAGAATCAGGATCAGCAATTCTCCCACAACAAACCCGGTCCTTAGGATCCGGGACCACCAATTCATACTTGGGCTCATCCTCATCAACACTACAGATCCTATGATGCTTCCTAAGTTTAGTAATAAAAACGTCATCCACTAAGGGATGCTCATACAAAACAGAAAAATCTACCCAGCGCGACAAAGCTTCAGGAACTCGAGAAGACATTTTCAAAAAATAGGGAGCGTAGGTAAAAGCAGTAAAAACCtacataaaaggaaaaagaaaccataaaaaaAAGGGTTCTAACAGTAAAGTAGTCCTCTCAAAGCAAATAAAGAAAACAGCCAGCAAGCAGTAAAAGAAATAACTTCTCCAAAGATGGACAAAAAAATCCCAAAAGTCTCTCACTACATCAacaaacatatataaaaaatatacccGAAAACCTCCCTCTAGCATACATCATATGTAAAACTCGACCAAGAACAATAAAGGAAGGCAAGAATAACTAACCTTCTTTTAAAAAATAGGGAGGGATTCCAGTAGCCGACCTAAAGTACCCACGAACGAAAAGCCAAAAGGGAGTTTTTGAGCAAAGGAGTATGAAAGCAGGGAAAAACTTTGAAGAGAAgacgaaagaaaacaaagaaagaagagagaaaaatatttataataggcCAGGGGCACAACGGTAAAATAACACAATCGTTAAGGAAACGcgccgttaccaatgtaactgccCCTACGTGTAAATACGAAATCCCAAATATACGCGACGTTTGATTTGACACGACGGTTGAGAAATTCGAAATCACGTCAGTTTTTAAActaaaatcacgtcggtttccgACTTGAACGAACCCAAGATCAATTAAATACTCGAATCCCACTCATAGCTAAGAGATTAGActtgagtaggggcactgttcataccctgacccaatactATGGTCCAGGCTCAAGTAAGCCAAAAAGGCCCAATCCAGAGGTTGGCCTTCGCCACTTACCCGACCTCACCAAAAGAGGTCGGGCTCAACACATGCTCCTCCCCAAAGAGGTCGGGTTCGACATGAGCTGGTAGATAacgcttattcaaataagtaactgccccctaAAATGTCTTATCCACTTTTAAAAGTGATatctcaacaaccctaagataaagaGACGGTTATCCATCTTTAGAAGttgaactactccaacggtggttattggatcatcacctataaatacactgatacaCTCAAGTAAagctaagttccaatactctctaaaacTGTTTGCCCCCttactaacttaggcatcggagtgtctttgcaggtaccacccccacatTCTCTCACGCACATAACTTGGACGGCGGCACTCAGGCATAGTACCAAGTCGACGTCCATCTTCTCCTAACGTTTGGGCCAATCCTTCAAGCCCAATTTAGTCTTCTCAGGTTACCCACGAAACAAGTcactaaagaaaaaagaaaaaaaaataataacattatttccgatcaacaatcaacaaacatttatcttttttctttaatttatcttTCCCTCCTTTAGTGTTTAAAGCAACTTCAATTAGATCAATTttaagtattattttttattgacacaatgattgaaattatataaaattaaaactagtATTGGATatcattttttaaatgatattaatattaataagggGATACCGTATCATTTTGAAGAAAAAATAAGTGAAATGCTATTAACGTTGTAACAAagattactttattttttttattatctttttatcaatttggtaaaaaaaaaagaattcaaatcattttaacttaaattttttttcagttatttacaaaattttaatttttctcccGATCTAAATGTACAAAATTCTCAATCTAAACATCTACAAAGTTCTAATTTTTTCAGTGCAATTTTTTTCTAACCCAATGatatatatatcatttaaatatttttttttggtgactaaacaaaaagaaacaaaaaaaaaagagattatcCTAAATCAACAAGCAGAAGATGTTGAAGCTCATCACAAGGTTCCGACCAAATAACATGAGTTGGATTAGTCTTGACCGCATATCTCGCTAGCCAATCTGCCACAATGTTAGCATCACGGATAATCCATTCATAATCCACAACCCATGGTCTTGATAGAAGCTCCTGTATCTTCTGAAGAATATCAACCACATCACAATTTAGCCCATTTGCCGGATTTTTTAAAATGTGCAAAATGTCAAGAGAATCTGTTTTGCACACAATATCTCTCAAGCCATAATCCCAAGCTAAAATCAAACCCCTCCAAACAGCAAAAAGCTCACATCTGACGATAGGCCCTAGAGGATAGCTACTAGAACAACCCGAAATCCAACGCCCAttagaatctctaataacacaaccAATTCCTGCTAGGTTCCAATCAGAAAACAAACtcgcatcacaattaactttaaaagtGTCACCTATTGGAGGTTTCCACCTCCTTCGATCCTTGAAAGTTATACACTTGGTACTGGCAAACTTTCTTAAATCATTAGCAGTAATCCGAGCCATAGCAACAACCTTATAGTTTGACCACTGATCTCCATTATTGAAAATATCATTGCAACGATGCCTCCACACCCACCAAAGACCCGCCCCTACAATTGCCTCATTGCCCGGCATGACCTTCCGAATCCAAAATTCCAAGGGAGTACCTTCAAATGAATCAATAAGCAAAGGATCCAACATTTTCCAAATGCATCTTGATTTCTCACAATCCCTAAGACAATGCTCCATTGTTTCCAGATCTGCATTGCATCTCGAACATCTGTTTGAATCAATTAAATGACGCTTGAACCGGAAGGCATTTGTCAGAAGCGCATTTTGTAGACCCAACCACATCATCATCTTTATCTTCTCTGGCAAATTAAGGCGCCAAATCCACCCACAGTTGCTATGTTCGATCGAATTCACTTTCTTTGTCAAGAGCCAACGATAACCTTCTCGAGAGCTATAGGCTTTTAGTGATGCGGGCCACCAAATCCATCCGGGCTCTGATTCTGACATTAAAGGAGGCCCAAGACTGTGAAGAAACTGTTTGACCTCATGAGAAATTGGCGTTACAAGCTTATCCCCCTCCCAAGTACCATTGCTCCACAAATCAGCAAGAGAAAAATTTGTTTCAGATATGTGAACTTAAGACGTAAGCTCACAAAGTTTGCCAAGAGGACTCCACTCATTATACCAAATCGATTGTTGCATATTTCCCACATTCCATCAAAATCCTTCTTTTAAGATATCATAAGCCTTTAGAATATTCCTCCAAGTAGTTGAGGCATTGTGACAATGACTGCTGCCCAAGTCCTTGGAGTTCTGGAGGTATTTGTGAGTTAGAACCTGCACCCACAACTTGTTCTTATTATTCAGACAATCCCAAACCAACTTGCCAAGTAGAGCCATGTTCGCATAGAGAGTATCTCTAACACCCAAGCCACCTGCCTTCTTAGAAGTTATAGCAATGTCCACTTGACCAACGGCAACCCTCTCCCATTCGCTTGACCTTTCCATAAGAACTGACGCATCAAAGAATCAATCTTGTCGCACGCATACTTCggaagaagggaaacttgcataTTGTAAACCGGAATAGAAGCCATCACCGCATTCACAAGACAAAGTCTGCCTGCCTTGTTAAGCAAGCACCCTTTCCAACTAGCAAGTTTTCTCTGTATCTTGTCAATGACCTCCTGTGCCATCTTCCTAGAAGCCCTATCATGACCATTATTAACTCCCAAATATCTTCCCAGATCTTGACAAAATTGGATACTAGAAATCCCTGAAAGCACCTCTTTTCTTCTCACTGAAACATTCTTGGAACATTGAGCCTTAGATTTATGGATATTCACCTTCAGTCCCGACGCTTGAGTAAACATATCCAGTGTCTTCATAACCTCTGTCACCTGAGTTTTTGTTGCTTTACAGAATAGTAAGAGATCATCAGCAAACATTAAGTGAGAGATTTTTGGGCCATGTCTAGAAACAGATACGGGGATCCAGGATCCTTGAGAGACTTTATGCGATATAAGACAAGAAAGATTCTCCATACAGAGCACAAAAAGGTAAGGGGACATGGGATCCCCCTATCTTAGTCCCCTTATGGGTTTAAAGCTTTGAAGCCTATTACCATTCCACAGAATAGACAAAAAGGACAAAGTCACACAAGTCATGATAAGATTAATAGTAGCCACAGGAAAACCAACTTTGATCAAGGAAGTTTCAAGGAATCTCCAGTCTACTCTGTCATAGGCTTTGTCAAGATCAATCTTAAATGCCATAGAACCCTTCTTCGACTTGGTTTTCCTCATGAAATGCATTATTTCTTGCGCAATTATTATATTCTCCGTTGTTCCTCTCCCTGGAATAAAACCACCCTGAAACAGTCCAATGATCTCAGAAAGGAAAGGACAAAACCTATTAACAAGGACTTTTGTAATGATTTTGTAAATCACATTACATAAACTAATAGAACGAAAATATTTCAGGTAAGACGGAGCTTCAACTTTGGGGATCAGAACAATGAATGTGTCAAACACAGCCACACTGATGTTCTCACCTGCAAAAGCTTTCTTCACTAAGCCCCACACATCACTGCTAAGAGATTCCCAAAATTCTTTATAAAAGAGAGCTTGAAATCCATCTGAACCCGAAGCCTTGAAAGAATTCATGCCAAACACAGCTCTTTTCACCTCTTCAAGAGCTACTGGTTCAACAAGCTTTTGGCAGGCCTCTCTACTAAGAGAATGACAAGGGAATTCCCCCATAGCATCCAAATTAACTGCCTCCCTTGTAGAGAAAAGTTTTTGAAAGAAAGA includes:
- the LOC140175112 gene encoding uncharacterized protein; protein product: MVWVRIARLSIWYYHERAMMRIASAIGKPIKIDLATKSAERGKFARACVQVNLGLPVVQKIIVDGYEYDVEYECLQLLCEKCNCFGHTAVTCKGEAVDVKSGDETRSDGAVWKATDLSGQRLGNQMEKYFEFGNNPNLSASVTDYVEKDEVTLHGKEAKNGHVMEEEGWTKVIAKGKEKLVFSKVAQNGSLEKKHLVSTKKIGLSSGKGPVIKKEEKALMGHGTTTFTPIIKNGHKRLRPASLQSSPVPLSNDGGVGQQQWISPSTSPNAMGSAPEQISIFFPGILEGLLTNWPEFTAKKASGHSGGIWILCSNPSISVRVLDAVDQCISLEIQMGAFSSFCSVVYANPHVHWRMRLWNDLIRNEVRGGSFYNARSEKFAETLAECNLFDMGAIGRNFTWFRKVKGGLQVAKKLDRAVINQEWRLLFPEAYNEVLARLHSDHCPLLIRCKKEGTAKKGNRPFRFQAAWLTHPLFRDVVHTAWSKGAPDVIKSLLEVQKDALNFNKEIFGNVFIKKRELERQLNDIQVSLERWEDPEQQIKEQGLHEELNSIILQKELMWYQKSREKWIRCGDRNTKFFHLQTIIRRKRNKIHGLFLEDGTWSSEATVLESETNSFFQKLFSTREAVNLDAMGEFPCHSLSREACQKLVEPVALEEVKRAVFGMNSFKASGSDGFQALFYKEFWESLSSDVWGLVKKAFAGENISVAVFDTFIVLIPKVEAPSYLKYFRSISLCNVIYKIITKVLVNRFCPFLSEIIGLFQGGFIPGRGTTENIIIAQEIMHFMRKTKSKKGSMAFKIDLDKAYDRVDWRFLETSLIKVGFPVATINLIMTCVTLSFLSILWNATKTQVTEVMKTLDMFTQASGLKVNIHKSKAQCSKNVSVRRKEVLSGISSIQFCQDLGRYLGVNNGHDRASRKMAQEVIDKIQRKLASWKGCLLNKAGRLCLVNAVMASIPVYNMQVSLLPKSSEWERVAVGQVDIAITSKKAGGLGVRDTLYANMALLGKLVWDCLNNKNKLWVQGDKLVTPISHEVKQFLHSLGPPLMSESEPGWIWWPASLKAYSSREGYRWLLTKKVNSIEHSNCGWIWRLNLPEKIKMMMWLGLQNALLTNAFRFKRHLIDSNRCSRCNADLETMEHCLRDCEKSRCIWKMLDPLLIDSFEGTPLEFWIRKVMPGNEAIVGAGLWWVWRHRCNDIFNNGDQWSNYKVVAMARITANDLRKFASTKCITFKDRRRWKPPIGDTFKVNCDASLFSDWNLAGIGCVIRDSNGRWISGCSSSYPLGPIVRCELFAVWRGLILAWDYGLRDIVCKTDSLDILHILKNPANGLNCDVVDILQKIQELLSRPWVVDYEWIIRDANIVADWLARYAVKTNPTHVIWSEPCDELQHLLLVDLG